The DNA region GCCACCTCCACCGCCAGGCGGGTCGCCGCCGAAACCGCAAACAGGATTTCCACGCCGCACATGGCGGACTTCTGCACCATTTCATAGCTGGCGCGGCTGGAGACCAGAACCGCGCCCGGCCCCCAGTCGGCCTGGCTGCGATAGCCCAGCAGCTTGTCCAGCGCCACATGGCGCCCCACATCTTCGCAGCCCCCGGCCAGCTGACCGTCGGGCTGGATCCATGCGGCCGCATGGGTACAGCCGGTAAGCTGGCCGACCGGCTGATACGCTTTCAGCTCGCCCAGCGCCCGATCCAGCCTGTCCAGCGCAAAAGTCTGGGTAAAGGGCAGCGGCGAGAGCGGCTTGCCGATCTGTTCCAGCTGTTCAACGCCACAGACGCCACAGCCCGTCCGCCCTGCCAGCGCGCGACGCTGCGCTTTCAGCGCCATAAAACGGCGGCTGGAAAGATCAATCTGCACCTCTATACCGTCGCAGCCCGGCACGATATCCATACCAAAAATGTCGCCGGGCGCATCGATA from Pantoea deleyi includes:
- the fdhD gene encoding formate dehydrogenase accessory sulfurtransferase FdhD — encoded protein: MTQVWQRDDLTAARSDWLADEVPVALVYNGISHVVMMTTPKDLEAFALGFSLSEGIIDAPGDIFGMDIVPGCDGIEVQIDLSSRRFMALKAQRRALAGRTGCGVCGVEQLEQIGKPLSPLPFTQTFALDRLDRALGELKAYQPVGQLTGCTHAAAWIQPDGQLAGGCEDVGRHVALDKLLGYRSQADWGPGAVLVSSRASYEMVQKSAMCGVEILFAVSAATRLAVEVAERCNLTLVGFSKPGRATIYSHPQRLR